Within the Bacteroidales bacterium genome, the region GGCTCGAAAACATCGCGGAGTAGTTGAAGGGCCTTTTGATTGCCCTCGGGTTTCACGGCCCTGGTATATTGAATTTCAACTTTTGGTTGAGCATTTTCCACCTGAGAAACCAGCATAAGAACCGACTGGAGCAGATCGGCAGGCTCAAATCCCGAAACAACACAGCCCACACCATAATTTTCAGGAAATTCGGAATACATGCCTGTGCCAGTGATCGTGCTCACGTGTCCGGGCGCAATGAATCCGTCAATGGCGATCCCTTCGTGGATCAAAGCCCTCATGGCCGGAGGCATGACTTTGTGGGAACTGTACAGGAAAAAGTTAGGGATATGCATTTCAGCCACTTTTTTTATTCCAGCCGCCGTACCCGGAGAGGTCGTCTCAAATCCGATCCCCAGAAAGACAATTTTTTTTTCAGGATTCTCCCGGGCAATCCGGATCGCATCCAGAATGGAATAGACGATCCGAATATCTGCCCCACCGGCATTTTCTTTTTCCAGGGTGGAGGAGGAACCGGGAATCCGGATCAGATCGCCGAAGGTGGTGATGATCACATCTTTCAGCCTGGAAAATGCAATGGCTTTATCCAGATAATGACGACCGGTTACGCATACGGGGCATCCTGGACCTGACACCAATCTGACCGAATCCGGAAGCAGCGATGGAATGCCGAACTTCTGTATGGCCATCGTATGTCCGCCACAGACTTCCATCAGTTGAACAGGAGTGCGGGAAACAGCCCTGATCCGGCTAACAAGATGATCCACCAGCCGCCTGTCCCTGTATTCATCCCTGTATTTCATCACACAATCCTGTTACCGGTTATTTTTTCTTCTTCATCCAGTTGCCTGTTCAGCTCGATAAACTCATCGAACACTTTCAATGAAGCCTCTGCTTCCTGGCTATCGAGCTTCTGGATCGCGAATCCGGTGTGCAGCAGGATATAATCACCCACTTCAACGTTTTCAACGATCTGAAGGCTGGCTTTAACTTCCGTTCCTTCAACGGATACCGTTGCCATATCACCCTCTATGGATATCACTTTGGCCGGGATGCTCAGACACATGGTTTGGTACAGGTGTGGTTTAACGATCAAAAATATAAATAATTTCGACAAAACGACGCTGTGAGATTACGTCAGGGCCGGGAGCGGACCGACAGAATATGCAGGGTGACGCCTGCCGCAATCAGGATCAGGAAAATCCTGACCCAGAGGAGGTCTGTAAATATAACCGATGTAATGATGGTTATCCACAGAAAACCGATGGAAATGACTTTAACCCTGACAGGGATGCCCCTGCCTTCACGATAATTTCTTATATATTTCCCGAATAACCGGTTATTGAGCAACCAGCTGTAAAATCTTTCCGAGCTGCGAGCATAAAGCGCTGCGGCGAGGAGCAGCAGGGGCGTTGTGGGCAACAGGGGAACAATGATTCCCAGAACAGCAAACCCAACTGAAATCGTCCCGGCGATGATCATCAATGTCTTGAGAAGTCTGTTCTGTTTCTTCGGCATAGGGGAATAGAGGGAATTATTGGGTGCTTATGTGTTGTAACCTTTGGCTCTTCTTTGGGCCGCCACCGCCAGTTGTCCCAGGGCGATCCCCCCGTCGTTGACCGGGATCGTGGAGTTGCTGTAAACCTTCATTTTCAACGTTTCAAGTTTTTTTTCAAGGCGTTCCAGGAGATAATGATTCTGAAAACTTCCTCCTGATAAAGCCACTTTCCTGATCCCGGTTTCTTGATGCATTTTTTTGACGGTCCGTAAAAGAGCTTCGATGACCGTATTATGAAATTTGGACGAAATGACTGCAACAGGAACCTGATTCACCAGATCACCAACGATGCCGGCAATGGCAGGTTCAAACTGAATGACATCATTCTGGGCAAATTCATAATGTGAATGGGTGCTTAGATCGGCAACGGATTCCAGCCGCATGGGAGCTTCGGCGTGAAAGCCAGATACGGTACAGATCCCTGTCAATGCGGCTATTGCATCAAACAAGCGCCCTGCACTGGAGGTGAGCGGACAGTTGATCTGTTTTTCTATTGCCGTAAGAACAAACTCCACTCTTTCCGGTGAAATTTGTTTCAGGAAAGGGATATCCATCTCCATGAAGGCACGACCGTAAGTAAGGTAGAGATAAGCAACCGCCATCCTCCACGGTTCCTCCACTGCCCGGTCACCTCCCGGCATGGGTACATAATCGAAATGGGTATACCGCTGGTAACTGGCCAGATCGCAAATCAGGAATTCACCACCCCAAATGTTTCCGTCGTCGCCAAGCCCGGTACCGTCGAGCGCCACCCCGATGACGGGTCCATCCAGACCGTATTCCGCCATGCAGGAGGCAATATGGGCATGATGATGCTGTACTTCGACCAGAGGTAATCCGGTTTCCCGGGCATAACAGGTGGATAAATAATCGGGGTGAAGGTCGCAAACGGCCAGTGTAGGGGAGATGCGGAACATTTGCTGAAAGTGCCGGATCGATTCCTTATAGAACTCAAAGGTTTCCATATTCTTCAGATCCCCGATGTGTTGACTGAGGAAGGCCTGTTTACCTTTTCCCAGGCAAAAACAGTTGACCAGTTCAGCGCCGGCTGCAAAAATGCCATCCACCGACCGGTTCAGGCGGACAGGCGCCGGCACGTAACCGCGTGACCGGCGGATTAATCGTTCCCGGGCATTTACGACCATGGTCACCGAATCATCGGTCCGGTTATAAATTTCTCGGTTATAAGTCAGGATTGCATCCGTCAGGGGGCTCAATTGTTCAATTGTTCGATCGTTGTCGATCTGGATAGGCTCGTCGGATAAATTACCGCTGGTCAGCACAATGACGCTGAGGTTTAGTCTCTGGAACAATAGATAGTGAACGGGCATAAAAGGCAACATGGCCCCTATCGTGTTGAAACCCACGCTCACGCCTGAAGCCAGGTTTTTCCGGGTACGAAGAATGACAATGGGCCTTCGCCAGGAAAGCAGCAGTTTTTCTTCCTCGGGATTGACCAATGCATATTCCCTGACTGCTTCGATGGAGGCAAACATGACAGCAAACGGTTTCCCTTCCCTTTTTTTGAGTCCCCTGAGCCTGTCGACAGCCTCCTGGCCGGTGGCATCACAGGCCATAAAGAAGCCTCCCAGACCTTTGATTGCAATGATCTTACCGTTTTCCAGAAGCTGACAAACGCGATCAATTATGGCTCGCAGATCCGTTACCTGGCTTTTGCCTTCCACAAGTTCGTAACGGGGACCGCAGCGATTGCAGGCCACAGGCTGTGCATGAAAACGCCTGTCGCGTACCGAAGTATATTCGGATTTGCATTCATCGCACATGGCAAAAGGCTCCATCGTGGTTCGGTCCCGATCATAGGGCAGATCGCGGATGATGGTGAACCTGGGGCCACAATTGGTGCAGTTGATGAACGGATAATCCAGCCGGTGGGGCTGATGCTTCATGTCGTGCAGACAATCATAACAGACGGCAATGTCCGGGCTGACCTCCGTGATGTCATCCGACAGGTTTTTACTTTCAATAATCTGAAAGTCATTAAATTCCTCAAAGCTTTTCTGCCGGTACCTGATGGAGCAGATGCCGGATGCGGGGGGGGCATCGTTCTTTATCGCTTCAATGAAGGAATCCAGTGCGAACCTGCTGCAATTCACCCGGATCCTGACGCCGTCGTTCCTGTTTTCGACCCATCCATTCAATTGGTTTTCTCTGGCCAGACGATAGATGAAAGGCCTGAATCCCACTCCCTGAACGAGGCCCCGGATGTGGATGTCGAAAGTGGAGCTGTCATTTAGAGTCACCTGGACAAATGTTATTCTTTTAGGTAGTAAAGGTAGCAATAAGGTAGATGAGTGGTTTAGTTTAGATTAATTATAAATTAAAGCAGTGAGTTGGTTTTTTACGAATCTAAACTATATTTAATGCCTTAATGAAAGCGATTACAGGTTCTTCGATCCAGCACAAAATACTATAAATTCCTTCTTATGAATCACATCGTGCAGGTTGCACTTGACCGTTTTACCGGGGACAGGACAAGGTTGATGGACATGCTTCATCAGATCCAGGATGAGATGGGTTATATTCCGGATGAAGCGGTGCTTCAGCTGGCTCACCAGTTGAATGTTTCCTCCGTGGATGTACGGCAAACCTTAAGTTTTTATCATTTTTTCGCTGCCAACCCTCGTGGCAAGTATACCGTGTACTTGAACAACAGTGTTGTAGCCTGGATGATGGGGAGGGAACTGGTAGCGAAAACATTTGAGCAGGAGACAGGGTGTCGTTTTGGCTCCGTGACCGATGATGGATTGATCGGATTATTTGATACGTCGGATATTGGAATGAATGACCAGGAACCTGCCGCTTTGATCAACGGGATTGCATTCACCCGGCTGACACCCTACCGTGTCAAAGAACTGGTGAAGGATATGAGGGCTGGAAAAGCCGTGCGGGAGATGTTCCACGAACCGCCGGGTGACGGACAGAACAGCTCAGGTCTTGTTCAGGCCATGGTTGGGAACAACATTCGCAGGGAAGGCCTCCTGCTCAGCAGGGATGCCCGGCCGGGGGATGCCCTGAAGAAGATTGTTGAAATGACTCCTGAACAGGTCATCAAGGAGATTTCCGAATCGAACCTCCGGGGTCGTGGCGGTGCTGGTTTCCCAACCGGCATGAAATGGGATTTCTGCAGAAAATCAAAAGAAGAAGAGCGATATGTGCTGTGCAATGCGGACGAGGGTGAACCCGGCACCTTCAAGGACAGGGTTTTGCTTACGGAGTATTCGCATTTTGTCTTTGAGGGGATGACAGTGGCGGGATATGCGATTGGATCCCGGCAGGGCATCCTGTACCTGCGCTACGAGTATAAGTACCTGCTGGATTTTCTGAACAGCACCCTGGCCGGTCTGCGCAGCAGGAATCTGCTTGGGAAGGATATCGCCGGGAGGAAAGGATTCAATTTTGATATCCGCATTCAGCTGGGCGCCGGTGCCTATGTGTGCGGTGAAGAATCCGCCCTGATCGAGTCAGCGGAGGGTAAAAGGGGCGAACCGCGCGACCGCCCGCCTTTTCCTGTTGAGTCCGGGTACCTGAACAAACCCACGATCGTCAATAACGTTGAGACACTTTTGGCTGCCGTCAGGATCATCCATCACGGCGCTGCCTGGTTCAAATCGTTCGGTACGATCGATTCGGCGGGCACGAAAGTGCTAAGCGTGTCGGGCGACTGCCGGCATCCGGGGATATATGAGGTGCCCTGGGGATTTGCCATCAGCGACATCCTCGATATGTGCGGTGCCACTGACGTACAGGCCGTGCAGGTGGGAGGACCTTCCGGCACTTTGATCGGACCTGGTGATTTCGACCGGATGCTCAGCTTTGCCGATCTGGCCACCGGGGGTTCCTTCATCATCATTGGCAACAAGCGGGATCTGCTGAAGGATGTGGTTTTGAACTTCATGGATTTCTTTATTGAGGAATCCTGTGGTTCATGTTCAACCTGCCGGAATTTCCCGGTGGTCATGCGCCGTACCCTGGTCAGGATCATTGAAGGCAAAGGAATAAGAAAAGACATCAGTGACTTGCTGGAATGGGGTCAGATGCCCCGGATAAGCCGCTGCGGTCTCGGCCAGACGTGTGCAAACCCGATCCTGACCAGCATCAGGAATTTCAGACAGCTTTATGAAAGCAAACTGATGAAGGATGCCGACTTTGTCAGCGAGTTCGATATGGCAGCATCTGTCAAAGATGCCTGTGACTATGTCGGCAGGATCCCCGGTATTCAGTAATGCAGGGGGTTGTTTGATGAACGAACGGTTAATCGGCTTAGTTCAGGGAAATAAATCAATGTTATGAGTGAACTCATTAAAATCAACATCGACGGTGTGAACTGTGAAACCCGGGAAGGGGTCTGCATCGCTGATGCAGCAAGGGAAAACGGAATATATGTCCCCACCCTGTGCCATATTCCCGGAATCAAGGCACAGGGAGCCTGCCGCATTTGTACAGTGAAGGTGAATGGCCGCTTCATGACGGCCTGCACCACGCCGGCGAAAGAGGGCATGGTGATCGAAAATAATGTTCCCGAACTGAATGAAATGAGGAAAGCGATCATTGAGGTCCTTTTTGTGGAAGGCAATCATTTCTGCCCCAGCTGCGAGAAAAGTGGCAACTGTATGCTTCAGGCCCTGGCCTACAGGTTTCAGATGATGGTTCCGCGCTATCCTTACCAGTTTCCGGTCAGGGAGATCGAAGCCTGGCACCCCCGGATCATCAAGGACCAGAACCGCTGCATCCTCTGCAAACGGTGCATCAAGTCCATCAAGGACGAATACGGCCGCAGCTATTTTGCGTTTGACAAGCGTGGTCGACAGCTGCGTGTGGTTGCCGATGCCGGCATGGCCCCGGCCATGTCGGAGGAAAAAGCCCGGGAAGCAATGGATATCTGTCCGGTCGGTTCAATTCTGGTTCGCGATCGGGGGTTCGTCGTCCCGATAGGCCAGCGAAAATATGATCAAATCCCCATTGGAAGCGATATCGAATCAAAAATTGTGAAGGAGACTGAACCATGAGCAAGCCCATACTGGCCACGACGTCATTGGCAGGATGCTTCGGATGCCATATGTCGCTACTGGATATTGATGAGCGGATCCTTGAGCTCATCGAATTGGTTGAATTTCATAAATCACCCGTGAATGATATCAAAACCTTCACCAAAGTGTGTGACATAGGATTGATAGAAGGAGGATGCTGTAACAGCGACAACATACATGTGCTGAAGGACTTCCGAAAACATTGCAAAATCCTCGTATCGGTAGGTGAATGTGCCATCATGGGTGGTTTGCCAGCGCTGAGGAATGGCATCCCGATCCGGGACTGCATTGAGGAAGCTTACCTGAACGGACCAACGGTCAGTAACGATGTCCATCGCATCCTGCCCAACGATGAGGAGATCCCCATGCTTTTAGATAAGGTTTATCCTTGTCACGAGATCGTTAAGATCGATTATTTTCTGCCTGGCTGTCCGCCCACGGCTGAACTGATCTGGCAGGCATTGGTTGCTTTGATCAGCGGCGACCCGATGCAACTACCTTATGATATCGTTAAGTATGACTGAAATCAATCTGGCCAAACCATGTCGAGAAAAATAACGATCGAACCTGTGACCCGTGTGGAAGGGCACGGTAAAGTGACCATTCATCTGGATCACGATGGCAACATAACACAGACCCGCCTGCACATTGTGGAATTCAGGGGCTTTGAACGGTTTGTGCAGGGTCGTCCTTTCTGGGAAGCCCCTGTTCTGGTTCAGCGGCTGTGTGGCATCTGCCCTGTCAGTCACCATTTGGCTGCAGCAAAGGCTATGGATGTGATCGTGGGAGCCGGCACCGGCGACGGGCTGACCCGAACCGGTGAAAAAATGAGAAGACTGATGCACTACGGCCAGATCTTCCAGTCGCACGCCCTCCATTTCTTCCACCTTTGTTCACCCGACCTGCTTTTTGGCATTGATGCCGATCCGGCCATACGGAACATCATCGGCGTTGCCTTCAAACATAAGGATCTGGCGGTTCAGGGTGTGATGATGCGGAAGTTCGGACAGGAGATCATCCAGATCACGGCCGGGAAAAAGATACACGGGACGGGCGCCATACCTGGCGGGATCAATAAGAACCTGACCCCGGAAGAAAGGGATCGATTCCTGAAAGGCCCCGATCCGCTAAATGCGGATAAAATGGTGGAATGGTCACTTTCAGCCGTAAACTTCTTTAAGGATTACCATAGGAACAACAGGGAAACCATCGATCATTTCTCCTATTTTCCCTCAAGCTCCCTGAGCCTCGTGCGGAAAGACGGTGCACTGGACCTCTATCACGGCGTGCTCCGTGCGGTGGACGCCGACGGTAAAAAGATACTCAATGACATTGATTACCAGCATTATGTTGACTACATCCGTGAAGAAGTCCGGACCTGGAGCTATATGAAATTCCCTTATCTGAGCCACCTGGGAGAGAAAGAGGGCTGGTACCGTGTGGGTCCCCTGGCCCGGTTGAACTGTGCTGAATTCATCCCCACTCCGCTGGCCCAGAAAGAATTTGAGGAGTTCAAGGCCTATACCGGCGGCAAGCCCAATCACCATTGCATGCATTACCACTGGGCAAGGCTCATCGAAACGCTGCATGCCGCCGAAATGATGCGGCTGTTGCTGAAGGATCCCGATCTGCTGGGTACCGACCTTGTCACCAGGGGACTTAGGCAGAAAGAGGGAGTCGGGCTCCTGGAGGCGCCACGGGGAACGTTGTTCCATCACTACCGGATCAATGATCAGGACCAGATCGAGATGGCAAACCTGATCGTATCCACGACCAATAACAATGAACCCATGAACCGGGCTGTGAATTGTGTGGCTAAAAGGGTGATGAGCGGCAGGAAAGAAATCACCGAAGGCATGTTGAATGCGGTTGAGGTCGTCATCAGGGCATATGATCCCTGCCTGAGTTGCGCAACACATGCCCTGGGGCAGATGCCTCTGGAGATCTCCCTTTACGATGAAAACGATCAGTTGATTGACAGAAAGCGTAAATAAAGGGCAGCTCTTTTCTCCAAAGATCCTGATATACGGATTTGGAAATCCGGGCCGCCAGGATGATGGCCTGGGCAATGCGTTCATTGAAGCCATGAATCACTGGATCCGGGAGAAAAAGATCCCGGGTGTTGAACTGGAAAGCAATTACCAGCTGAACATCGAAGATGCCTACGCCATTTCAGATAAAGATATGGTGATCTTTGTGGATGCCTCCACGGAGGAGGATGTCCGTGATTTTATAGTGACACCCGTCCCCGCCACCACCGCAACGGTTGGATTTACAACGCATACCGTTTCCCCGGCCCTGGTTGTGGAATTATGCAGCGAGCTTTTTAAGACCAAGCCGGCATCCTATCTGCTTCATATAAAAGGTTATCAATGGGGATACGGGGAAGCGATCACCTCAGGGGCAAAACGAAATCTCCACAGCGCTCTTCTTTTTCTTCAGCATCATTTGAAGGACCCCGGCGAAATGGCCAAGCTGGCAGTCTGACTGGATAAGGATTACCAGACCTCTAAATAGGCAGCATTCGTGTAGATTTCCTCCAGCCTGACTTTGTGTCCCTGCTCCATTTTTGATAACTGCAGGAACGTATTCTTCTGACCGGGCTCATCACTGGCATCTGCGAATTTCCTGTACATTTCCATGGCTTCTTCTTCCTTCTTCATGGCCAGGGCTATGCCATCGGCAAACGACATGTCACCCGTAAGAGGAGGAAGTTGCGTGCCTTCCGAAACTTTGTAATCAGACTGGCTTTCCTTGAAATGCAGCTTCAGGGAATCATTGTGAAGGAATCCTTCGAGGGTTCGCCGGTGATTCATTTCTTCGTCGGCCAGTTCGCGGAAAGTGGACTTGAGTGTCTCGGATTCTGCTTTTAAACTGGCACCCAGGTAAAACTCATAGGCCTCGATCTCATTCTGGATGGCCATCCTTAAAATGTCTTTGTATCCTGTGCTGTCCATGGTTCTTGTCAGATTGTTCTTAATTGTACTTATTTATTGAATGTGATTCATTGACAAATCGTCGTTGGGTGAATACACCCTTGCCTGATTTGCCGCAAAGATAGCAAATCCTTTTCAACCATCACGAACGGCTCGAGGTTGGTCATTTTTAATTTTATCCTAATTTTGCATAACCAGGCAAGCATGGATGCGTGATCAGCACAGGTTGCAGTGTGGTGAATTCCCTGCAGTTCTTGTAAATTAAATCCAATGAAACATCTTATCATCGGTACGGCAGGACACATTGACCACGGGAAAACCGCTCTGATCAAAATGCTGACCGGGATCGACTGTGATACGCACAAGGAAGAAAAGCAAAGAGGGATCACGATCAACCTGGGTTTTGCCTCCATGAACCTTCCGAACGGCGAGTCGGTGGGTATCATTGATGTTCCCGGACACAGGGACTTCATCAATACCATGATCGGCGGGGCCTGCGGCATAGATCTGGTGCTGCTGGTCATTGCTGCCGACAGCGGAATCATGCCGCAAACCGTCGAGCACATGAATATCATCTCGGCCCTGGGGATCAAAAAAGCAGTCGTTGCGCTTACAAAGGCCGATCTGGTGGATGATGAACTGATCGAACTTGCTGAATTCGAGATTTCAGAGCTGCTCTCAACCTCATCCTTCAGGGATGCACCTATCGTGAGGGTGTCGGCCAAAACGGAATGCGGTAAAAATGAGTTGATAAAGGCCATTGCCGATACCATTACCAGGATACAGGAAAGGGAAGCCGGGGTGTTCTTCCGACTGTTCATCGACAGGATTTTCACGGTCAAAGGATTTGGAAGCGTCGTGACAGGATCGGTCATGGATGGCAGCATCTCGGCCGGCCAGGACGTGTACCTGCTGCCGGGCGACAAACTAAAGCTCAGGATCCGTTCAATCGAGCGGCATGGCCAGGTTGTTGAGAAGGTTGTCAGAGGCGACAGGGCTGCTCTCAACCTGATTGGACTGCGGAAAGAAGATTTTACACGGGGAATGATCATCAGCGACAAACCCATTGAGACTACCGTCATGGTGGATGCCTGCATCCGGTTGTTCGATACAGATCGTGTGCTGCCCCTCTGGTCGAGCATTCTTTTTATCGCCGGGACCTTTGAGTGTCAGGCCCGGATGCACCTTCTGGACAAGGATCTTGTGAAAGGCAATGAAGAGGCAATCGTACAGATACACCTGAGCAGACCGGCGGTGCTCGTTAGCAACGATAAATTCATCATCCGCACTTCGTCGGAAGATAAAACCCTGGGAGGCGGGTATATCATTGATCCACTGCCCCTGCATCATCGCAAAAGAACCCCAGGGCTCCTGGAAGAACTCATCCGTTTGAGCAAAAGCATTTCCATCGGCAGCGTACCCATGGAGATGATCCATATGGTGCTTAAAAAGGAATTCAGGCCATTCACACCGGTCGAAATGGCTGAAACGATGAATGTCAGTGCAGATGAGATCACTGAACGATCGGCGGGGCCCGGTTCCGGCGCCCTGGTTTATAAATCCGGTCAGATCACGCTCCTTGTAAACGAATACTTTGATACCACCGTCAGTCAAAAAATCCTGAAGATCCTGGCAGAACATCACCGCAAAAATCCGTTGTTCGCCGAGGGCCTGGCGACGAATGAGA harbors:
- a CDS encoding HypC/HybG/HupF family hydrogenase formation chaperone — encoded protein: MIVKPHLYQTMCLSIPAKVISIEGDMATVSVEGTEVKASLQIVENVEVGDYILLHTGFAIQKLDSQEAEASLKVFDEFIELNRQLDEEEKITGNRIV
- a CDS encoding YbaN family protein, whose translation is MPKKQNRLLKTLMIIAGTISVGFAVLGIIVPLLPTTPLLLLAAALYARSSERFYSWLLNNRLFGKYIRNYREGRGIPVRVKVISIGFLWITIITSVIFTDLLWVRIFLILIAAGVTLHILSVRSRP
- a CDS encoding 2Fe-2S iron-sulfur cluster-binding protein, whose amino-acid sequence is MSELIKINIDGVNCETREGVCIADAARENGIYVPTLCHIPGIKAQGACRICTVKVNGRFMTACTTPAKEGMVIENNVPELNEMRKAIIEVLFVEGNHFCPSCEKSGNCMLQALAYRFQMMVPRYPYQFPVREIEAWHPRIIKDQNRCILCKRCIKSIKDEYGRSYFAFDKRGRQLRVVADAGMAPAMSEEKAREAMDICPVGSILVRDRGFVVPIGQRKYDQIPIGSDIESKIVKETEP
- the hypF gene encoding carbamoyltransferase HypF codes for the protein MTLNDSSTFDIHIRGLVQGVGFRPFIYRLARENQLNGWVENRNDGVRIRVNCSRFALDSFIEAIKNDAPPASGICSIRYRQKSFEEFNDFQIIESKNLSDDITEVSPDIAVCYDCLHDMKHQPHRLDYPFINCTNCGPRFTIIRDLPYDRDRTTMEPFAMCDECKSEYTSVRDRRFHAQPVACNRCGPRYELVEGKSQVTDLRAIIDRVCQLLENGKIIAIKGLGGFFMACDATGQEAVDRLRGLKKREGKPFAVMFASIEAVREYALVNPEEEKLLLSWRRPIVILRTRKNLASGVSVGFNTIGAMLPFMPVHYLLFQRLNLSVIVLTSGNLSDEPIQIDNDRTIEQLSPLTDAILTYNREIYNRTDDSVTMVVNARERLIRRSRGYVPAPVRLNRSVDGIFAAGAELVNCFCLGKGKQAFLSQHIGDLKNMETFEFYKESIRHFQQMFRISPTLAVCDLHPDYLSTCYARETGLPLVEVQHHHAHIASCMAEYGLDGPVIGVALDGTGLGDDGNIWGGEFLICDLASYQRYTHFDYVPMPGGDRAVEEPWRMAVAYLYLTYGRAFMEMDIPFLKQISPERVEFVLTAIEKQINCPLTSSAGRLFDAIAALTGICTVSGFHAEAPMRLESVADLSTHSHYEFAQNDVIQFEPAIAGIVGDLVNQVPVAVISSKFHNTVIEALLRTVKKMHQETGIRKVALSGGSFQNHYLLERLEKKLETLKMKVYSNSTIPVNDGGIALGQLAVAAQRRAKGYNT
- a CDS encoding NAD(P)H-dependent oxidoreductase subunit E, producing the protein MNHIVQVALDRFTGDRTRLMDMLHQIQDEMGYIPDEAVLQLAHQLNVSSVDVRQTLSFYHFFAANPRGKYTVYLNNSVVAWMMGRELVAKTFEQETGCRFGSVTDDGLIGLFDTSDIGMNDQEPAALINGIAFTRLTPYRVKELVKDMRAGKAVREMFHEPPGDGQNSSGLVQAMVGNNIRREGLLLSRDARPGDALKKIVEMTPEQVIKEISESNLRGRGGAGFPTGMKWDFCRKSKEEERYVLCNADEGEPGTFKDRVLLTEYSHFVFEGMTVAGYAIGSRQGILYLRYEYKYLLDFLNSTLAGLRSRNLLGKDIAGRKGFNFDIRIQLGAGAYVCGEESALIESAEGKRGEPRDRPPFPVESGYLNKPTIVNNVETLLAAVRIIHHGAAWFKSFGTIDSAGTKVLSVSGDCRHPGIYEVPWGFAISDILDMCGATDVQAVQVGGPSGTLIGPGDFDRMLSFADLATGGSFIIIGNKRDLLKDVVLNFMDFFIEESCGSCSTCRNFPVVMRRTLVRIIEGKGIRKDISDLLEWGQMPRISRCGLGQTCANPILTSIRNFRQLYESKLMKDADFVSEFDMAASVKDACDYVGRIPGIQ
- a CDS encoding ferritin family protein codes for the protein MDSTGYKDILRMAIQNEIEAYEFYLGASLKAESETLKSTFRELADEEMNHRRTLEGFLHNDSLKLHFKESQSDYKVSEGTQLPPLTGDMSFADGIALAMKKEEEAMEMYRKFADASDEPGQKNTFLQLSKMEQGHKVRLEEIYTNAAYLEVW
- the selB gene encoding selenocysteine-specific translation elongation factor; the encoded protein is MKHLIIGTAGHIDHGKTALIKMLTGIDCDTHKEEKQRGITINLGFASMNLPNGESVGIIDVPGHRDFINTMIGGACGIDLVLLVIAADSGIMPQTVEHMNIISALGIKKAVVALTKADLVDDELIELAEFEISELLSTSSFRDAPIVRVSAKTECGKNELIKAIADTITRIQEREAGVFFRLFIDRIFTVKGFGSVVTGSVMDGSISAGQDVYLLPGDKLKLRIRSIERHGQVVEKVVRGDRAALNLIGLRKEDFTRGMIISDKPIETTVMVDACIRLFDTDRVLPLWSSILFIAGTFECQARMHLLDKDLVKGNEEAIVQIHLSRPAVLVSNDKFIIRTSSEDKTLGGGYIIDPLPLHHRKRTPGLLEELIRLSKSISIGSVPMEMIHMVLKKEFRPFTPVEMAETMNVSADEITERSAGPGSGALVYKSGQITLLVNEYFDTTVSQKILKILAEHHRKNPLFAEGLATNEILGKLMLANTPNGRPYLDSLLNRMQEDGRLDMLNNTWIIKGHKPDFDKNSLAEIDWLEQEILACADGKPVLSELEDSAVLQNIPKHKIRTYLSYLASNGKIQFHKSDFLHASILNKTRMALLNRLAEQEDGIDIQEFKELVGGTKRFRALLIDILDAEKSISLLTRAGSETRLSITRKGKELLRARPS
- a CDS encoding Ni/Fe hydrogenase subunit alpha — protein: MSRKITIEPVTRVEGHGKVTIHLDHDGNITQTRLHIVEFRGFERFVQGRPFWEAPVLVQRLCGICPVSHHLAAAKAMDVIVGAGTGDGLTRTGEKMRRLMHYGQIFQSHALHFFHLCSPDLLFGIDADPAIRNIIGVAFKHKDLAVQGVMMRKFGQEIIQITAGKKIHGTGAIPGGINKNLTPEERDRFLKGPDPLNADKMVEWSLSAVNFFKDYHRNNRETIDHFSYFPSSSLSLVRKDGALDLYHGVLRAVDADGKKILNDIDYQHYVDYIREEVRTWSYMKFPYLSHLGEKEGWYRVGPLARLNCAEFIPTPLAQKEFEEFKAYTGGKPNHHCMHYHWARLIETLHAAEMMRLLLKDPDLLGTDLVTRGLRQKEGVGLLEAPRGTLFHHYRINDQDQIEMANLIVSTTNNNEPMNRAVNCVAKRVMSGRKEITEGMLNAVEVVIRAYDPCLSCATHALGQMPLEISLYDENDQLIDRKRK
- the hypD gene encoding hydrogenase formation protein HypD, with amino-acid sequence MKYRDEYRDRRLVDHLVSRIRAVSRTPVQLMEVCGGHTMAIQKFGIPSLLPDSVRLVSGPGCPVCVTGRHYLDKAIAFSRLKDVIITTFGDLIRIPGSSSTLEKENAGGADIRIVYSILDAIRIARENPEKKIVFLGIGFETTSPGTAAGIKKVAEMHIPNFFLYSSHKVMPPAMRALIHEGIAIDGFIAPGHVSTITGTGMYSEFPENYGVGCVVSGFEPADLLQSVLMLVSQVENAQPKVEIQYTRAVKPEGNQKALQLLRDVFEPQDDWWRGLGVLSQSGLRLKPEFQHLDAENEIAVNVEEIREEKGCICGDILKGLKQPGECKLFGNRCTPSDPAGACMVSNEGTCHAWYRYSRNG